Within the Amycolatopsis camponoti genome, the region ATGCCGTACGCGACCCGGCTGATCGGCTGAAACTCGCTCGACGCCCGCGCCGGGCGGGCGACAGGATCGCCCGGTGGACGACGAACTGAACGCGCTGCGGCGCACCCGGATGCGCTGGAACACGCCGCTGTCCGAGCCCCACGCGGAGCTGCTGCTCGACCGGATGGACCTGGGGGAGGGCCGGCTCGTCGACCTCGGCTGCGGCTGGGGCGAGCTGCCGCTGCGGGCGGCCGCCCGCGCGCCCGGCCTGCGCGTGACGGGCATCGACACCGACGTGACCGCCCTCGACCGCGGGCGGGCCGCGGCCGCCGAGCGTGGCTTGGCGGTGGACTTCACCGAGGCGGAGGCCGCGACCTGGCCGGGACCGGCCGACCGGGCCTTCTGCATCGGCGCCGCCCACGCTTTCGGCTCGACGAAGGCCGCGCTCGCCCGGCTCG harbors:
- a CDS encoding SAM-dependent methyltransferase, with translation MDDELNALRRTRMRWNTPLSEPHAELLLDRMDLGEGRLVDLGCGWGELPLRAAARAPGLRVTGIDTDVTALDRGRAAAAERGLAVDFTEAEAATWPGPADRAFCIGAAHAFGSTKAALARLAEVVPAGGRLLYGDGFWAAPPNPAALEIFGPDTLTLPELLEAADAAGWRALHLSTADQLEWDDFESTSKAAWQEWLLAHPDDPRAGAVREWLDERLRQYVRDYRGVLGLAYLVLGR